One stretch of Macadamia integrifolia cultivar HAES 741 unplaced genomic scaffold, SCU_Mint_v3 scaffold635, whole genome shotgun sequence DNA includes these proteins:
- the LOC122069537 gene encoding uncharacterized protein LOC122069537, which produces MVDSISFPYALFDRLGFREKLIHNSRRDKVPNIWIIWKNFLRHPVVVQSSEQLILVSLECNGQMVLMSMIHASCFRVERWNLWMDLVALASSSLLWAVIGDFNATLYSREKRGLGRFNVGAAAEFQAMVDACELIKTPSQGPKFTWTNNRRTGHMAAVLDQSFFNARWLDVFGDCTQQVLHRSVSDHAPILLYSVAAPKPKNAPFRFHQFWMDDGSFEELVREVWCRDEATDVVVEVQRSIDQVGMTDELFSKEAEAKEKLLKAVELHEKLWAEKACCKWDKLGDRNSKFFHLLVKDFHKADQCETYSELLQVIPQEVNREDSLALEVIPEMDEIKRVVWSLDPESSPGPDGFPRAFFKKCWEIVGVDYCEAVRAFFRGGKLPNGVNNSWVTLIPKVEGAATLDKFRPIYMANFFCKVLSKIMAERLFCLLPRFASEEQGAFQRGKIISANIGLASELANLLHTSVRGSGMGIKVDVQKAYDSLSWDFLFAVLKRFDFSEWADLAELVQWWTQTSSTVGLSQMWMAGLILIPFFIWMERNSRRFRGVRRSFTQIVKGIMDE; this is translated from the exons ATGGTGGACTCTATATCCTTCCCTTATGCCCTTTTTGATCGCCTTGGCTTCAGGGAAAAATTAATTCATAATTCTCGTCGCGACAAGGTTCCTAATATTTGGATTATTTGGAAAAATTTCTTAAGGCACCCAGTGGTCGTTCAGTCCTCGGAGCAGCTGATCTTAGTCTCTCTAGAATGTAATGGTCAGATGGTGTTGATGTCTATGATTCATGCCTCCTGCTTTAGGGTTGAGCGTTggaatttatggatggatttggTTGCATTAGCCTCCTCCTCCCTTCTATGGGCAGTCattggtgactttaatgccacGCTCTACTCCCGTGAGAAGCGGGGTCTAGGTAGATTTAATGTGGGTGCGGCGGCGGAGTTTCAAGCGATGGTGGATGCATGTGAATTGATCAAAACCCCTTCTCAGGGACCCAAATTCACCTGGACAAATAATAGACGTACAGGTCATATGGCAGCAGTGCTCGATCAAAGTTTCTTCAATGCTCGTTGGTTAGATGTTTTTGGTGATTGCACGCAACAGGTCCTCCATCGGTCAGTGTCAGACCATGCACCTATTTTACTCTACTCAGTGGCAGCCCCTAAGCCTAAGAATGCCCCTTTCCGCTTCCATCAGTTTTGGATGGATGACGGGTCTTTTGAGGAGCTCGTGAGGGAGGTGTGGTGTAGGGAC GAAGCTACtgatgtggtggtggaggtgcaGCGGTCCATTGACCAGGTTGGTATGACGGATGAATTGTTTTCTAAGGAAGCAGAGGCAAAAGAAAAGCTCTTGAAAGCTGTGGAATTACATGAGAAACTTTGGGCAGAGAAAGCCTGCTGTAAGTGGGATAAATTAGGTGACAGAAATTCAaagtttttccatttattaGTGAAG GACTTCCATAAGGCCGATCAATGCGAAACTTATTCGGAACTGCTTCAGGTCATCCCCCAGGAGGTGAATAGAGAAGACTCATTGGCTTTAGAAGTTATCCCTGAGATGGACGAAATAAAGAGGGTGGTTTGGAGTCTAGATCCAGAGAGCTCACCGGGTCCTGACGGTTTCCCTAGAGCCTTCTTTAAGAAGTGTTGGGAAATTGTCGGCGTCGATTATTGTGAGGCTGTGCGTGCCTTTTTCAGAGGTGGTAAGCTGCCCAATGGGGTGAACAATAGTTGGGTGACTTTAATCCCGAAGGTGGAAGGGGCAGCAACATTGGATAAGTTTCGCCCCATCTATATGGCAAACTTCTTTTGTAAGGTGCTATCAAAAATAATGGCTGAGCGGCTTTTCTGTCTCCTCCCTCGCTTTGCGTCAGAAGAACAAGGGGCATTCCAAAGGGGCAAGATAATTTCAGCAAACATTGGCTTGGCATCGGAGCTGGCAAACTTATTACACACCTCTGTTAGGGGCAGTGGTATGGGGATCAAGGTGGATGTGCAAAAGGCCTACGACTCGCTGTCATGGGACTTCCTCTTTGCGGTGTTGAAGAGGTTTGATTTCTCGGAG TGGGCAGATTTGGCAGAACTAGTTCAGTGGTGGACTCAAACCTCTAGCACTGTAGGTCTGTCTCAGATGTGGATGGCGGGTTTGATTCtaattccatttttcatttggatggagaggaactcAAGGAGATTCAGGGGGGTAAGACGCTCCTTTACTCAGATTGTCAAAGGCATTATGGATGAG
- the LOC122069544 gene encoding UPF0481 protein At3g47200-like has translation MGESSSIDIELIRKRLSPASNPSLVPTSCIYRVEKRIRKMNEDAYTPDTISIGPYHRDKQNSQMLAMEDLKSRYVQALLIRTSERISLEDYLKALKKLETEARGCYSELINYEENYFIELMLFDGLFILELFRKYSHDVDVEESDPIFHSNLGRTRVVRDLLLLENQIPMSVLEKLFDLSKDPKVDKKSLIELALNFFEALIPDGMYKYKKTINPPKHLLDLLSYTLGSSLPQVTKLASSTAQESLPCVMELQRSGVKFEKGSEDGSLMDIKFNEGVYEIPPLCVGGYTEAFFRNLIAYEQQGYRGRHHVTSYAILMDYLINSADDVAFLRDREIIKNQLGEDKKVLSLFNNLCTGIFADEFYYGDLCDNVHAYYNRPCNKWKADFKRDYCSSPWAIISVVAAILLLFLTICSTVLTALPFFSVKEFIHKS, from the coding sequence ATGGGGGAGAGTTCTTCTATAGATATTGAGCTTATCAGAAAAAGGCTTTCTCCGGCCTCCAATCCATCTTTGGTGCCAACTTCTTGTATTTATAGAGTCGAAAAAAGAATTCGCAAAATGAACGAAGATGCCTACACTCCAGACACAATCTCCATCGGCCCTTATCATCGTGACAAGCAAAACTCGCAAATGCTAGCCATGGAAGACCTTAAGTCGCGATACGTACAGGCACTACTCATTCGAACAAGCGAGAGAATCAGTCTAGAGGATTATCTGAAAGCTCTCAAGAAGTTAGAAACTGAAGCTCGTGGGTGTTACTCAGAACTCATCAACTATGAAGAAAACTACTTCATAGAATTGATGCTCTTTGATGGGTTGTTCATCCTTGAGTTATTTAGGAAATATTCACATGATGTTGATGTAGAAGAAAGTGATCCCATATTCCATTCCAATTTAGGAAGAACTAGGGTTGTGCGTGACTTGTTATTGCTTGAAAACCAAATACCCATGTCAGTTCTTGAAAAATTATTCGATCTAAGTAAGGATCCTAAAGTTGATAAGAAATCACTAATCGAATTAGCTCTCAATTTCTTTGAGGCATTGATACCAGATGGTATGTACAAGTATAAAAAGACCATTAACCCACCAAAGCATTTACTGGATCTATTAAGCTACACACTTGGGAGTTCTCTTCCACAGGTCACGAAGTTAGCATCAAGCACAGCACAAGAATCTCTACCATGTGTGATGGAGCTCCAGCGTTCTGGTGTAAAATTTGAGAAGGGCTCTGAAGATGGTAGCTTGATGGACATAAAGTTCAACGAAGGAGTATATGAAATCCCTCCACTATGTGTTGGTGGTTACACCGAAGCCTTTTTCAGGAACCTTATTGCTTACGAGCAACAGGGTTATAGAGGTAGGCACCACGTAACATCTTATGCTATTTTGATGGATTACCTTATTAACTCTGCAGATGATGTGGCATTTCTTCGAGATCGTGAAATTATTAAGAATCAATTGGGTGAAGATAAAAAGGTCTTGTCTCTATTTAACAATCTCTGCACTGGAATTTTTGCTGATGAGTTCTATTATGGGGATCTCTGTGACAATGTGCATGCTTATTACAACCGGCCCTGTAACAAATGGAAAGCGGATTTTAAGCGTGATTATTGCAGCAGTCCATGGGCGATCATTTCAGTGGTTGCAGCAATTCTATTACTTTTTCTCACTATCTGCAGTACCGTATTGACAGCCCTGCCTTTCTTTAGTGTTAAAGAATTCATTCATAAATCTTAG